Within Romboutsia sp. CE17, the genomic segment ACTTAAGATGTGGGATAAAAAAGATAATACAACTGCTGATATGATAATTGTAGAAGGTCCAAAAGCTGGTGGTCATTTAGGTTTTACTAATGAAGATCTAGATAACATAAACTCTATTGATTATGATAATGAGTTTAAAGAGGTTTTAAAAATAGCATATAATTATGGAAAAAAATACGGAAAAGAAATTCCGGTTATTGCTGCTGGTGGTATTTCTTCTAGTTCCGATGTAAAAAAATATATAGATATGGGAGCTAGTGGTGTTCAGGTAGGTACTAGATTTGTAACAACCCATGAATGTGATGCCGATTATAATTTTAAAAATGCATATGTAAATGCTAAAAAAGAAGATATAAAAATAGTAAAAAGCCCTGTAGGACTTCCTGGAAGAGCGATAAAAAATAAATTTATAGATACTATTTCACTTGCAAAGCCCAAAATAAGTAAATGTTATAATTGCTTAGTTCCTTGTAATCCAAAAGAAACTCCTTACTGCATATCAACAGCTTTAATAAATGCAGTAAAAGGCAATATTGATGATGCTTTATTATTTTGTGGTGCAGATGCGTATAAAATAAATGAAATCCAATCAGTAAGTGAAGTAATAAATGAATTAGTTAGTGATTTATAGTTATATAAAAAAGTAGTGTAGAAGTTTATTTCTACACTACTTTTTTATATAATACATGTTTATGATATTAAACTTTTATATTATAAAAGCCTCCTATTGGAAGCTTTGATATTTTCTTTCAAAGAATCTATTTGCTTTTCCTAGAGCTTTTGTTAAAACGTCTAATTCTGATCCTTGGAAGTTTTCAAGTATTGCATCTATCATTTCTTTATGGAAAATACTATGCACATCAAAAACTTCTTTACCCTTTTCTGTTAAACTAACAAGAACAACTCTTCTATCTTCTTCTATTCTTTTTCTCTCAGCGTATCCTTTTTTAATAAGTCTATTAATAGCTGTTGTAAGTGTACCTACAGTTATTCTTAAATCATGTGCTATTTCTCCCATAGTTCGATTTCCTTCTGTTCCAATAGCTTCTATAGTATGAATCTCTGTAATAGATAAATTAGTAAACTCTGTATTTTTCATGGCTTTTTCTTCTATATGCAATATATCGTTAAATAATTGTACCAATAATGTATTTAATATTTCTTCTGTTGTATTTTTCATAGCATCAGCTCTCCATCAATCTTATTCTAAATGTATTATAATAAATTTTTTAAATAAATTCAATTGGTACTATGTATTAAATTAAAATTATGGTTATTATTTAGCTATAAATATTATTTTCCTATTTTTCTAAATTTATTATATCTATTATTTAATAATTCATCATAATCTATACTTATTAATTCCTCTAAATCATTTAAAATATGCTCTTTAATATTTTTAGCTATTTCTTCTGGATTTTCATGAGCCCCATTTTCTGGTTCATAAATTATATCGTCTATTATATTAAACTCTTTTAAATCCTCTGAAGTTATTTTCATAGCAGATGCTGCCTTCTTAGATTTACTTACATCTTTCCATAATATAGAAGCAAATCCTTCAGGGGATAAAATAGAATATATTGAATTTTCTAACATATAAACCTTATCACCAACAGCTAGTGCTAAAGCTCCACCACTTCCACCTTCTCCAATTATTATAGAAATAATAGGCGTTTTTAAACTACTCATTTCCATTAAGTTTTGTGCAATAGCATACCCTTGACCTCTCTCTTCTGCTCCAAGCCCACAAAATGCACCTGGCGTATCTACAAAACATATAATTGGTCTTTTAAATTTTTCTGCTTGTTTCATTAATCTTAATGCTTTTTTATATCCTTCAGGATGAACCATTCCAAAATTTGTTTCTATATTTTCTTTAGTATCTTTACCTTTATTTATACCAATTATAGTTACATTAAAATTATTTATCTTGCCTATTCCACCTACTATCGCTTTATCATCTCCAAATGATCTATCTCCATGAAGTTCAATAAATTCATCGAATATATTTTCTATATAAAATCTAGAATTAGGTCTATCTTTATGTCTAGCAGTGTTTACTTTATTCCAAATTAAATCATCTTTATTTTGCATATTCAACCACCTCATGTAAGCTAATTACTTTAGATAGAAAATTTCTTAAATCTCTTCTTTTTACAATAGAATCTATAAACCCCTTTTCTAATACAAATTCAGCACTTTGAAAATTTTCCGGTAAAGTTTCATTTATAGTATTCTCGATAACTCTTCTTCCTGCAAAACCTATAAGTGCATCTGGTTCACTTATTATTATATCTCCTTGCATTGCAAAGCTTGCTGTAACTCCTCCAGTAGTAGGATTTGTAATAACACTAATATATAGTAATCCAGCCTCATTATGTTTTGCGATAGCAGCAGATGTTTTAGCCATTTGCATTAAAGAGAAAATTCCTTCCTGCATTCTTGCTCCGCCTGAAGCTGTAAATATTAAAAGCGGTAGTCTGTTCTTTGTTGAATATTCTATTG encodes:
- a CDS encoding NAD(P)H-dependent flavin oxidoreductase; this translates as MGIGISRSNLASSVSKNGGIGVISGVNIGYDELDFASNTLEANLRALKKHISIAKEKSNNGIIGVNLMVAMTNYEEHVKVAVNSGCDIIISGAGLPLKLPSLVKNSNTKIAPIVSSSKAANVILKMWDKKDNTTADMIIVEGPKAGGHLGFTNEDLDNINSIDYDNEFKEVLKIAYNYGKKYGKEIPVIAAGGISSSSDVKKYIDMGASGVQVGTRFVTTHECDADYNFKNAYVNAKKEDIKIVKSPVGLPGRAIKNKFIDTISLAKPKISKCYNCLVPCNPKETPYCISTALINAVKGNIDDALLFCGADAYKINEIQSVSEVINELVSDL
- a CDS encoding MarR family winged helix-turn-helix transcriptional regulator, with translation MKNTTEEILNTLLVQLFNDILHIEEKAMKNTEFTNLSITEIHTIEAIGTEGNRTMGEIAHDLRITVGTLTTAINRLIKKGYAERKRIEEDRRVVLVSLTEKGKEVFDVHSIFHKEMIDAILENFQGSELDVLTKALGKANRFFERKYQSFQ
- a CDS encoding acetyl-CoA carboxylase carboxyltransferase subunit alpha — encoded protein: MQNKDDLIWNKVNTARHKDRPNSRFYIENIFDEFIELHGDRSFGDDKAIVGGIGKINNFNVTIIGINKGKDTKENIETNFGMVHPEGYKKALRLMKQAEKFKRPIICFVDTPGAFCGLGAEERGQGYAIAQNLMEMSSLKTPIISIIIGEGGSGGALALAVGDKVYMLENSIYSILSPEGFASILWKDVSKSKKAASAMKITSEDLKEFNIIDDIIYEPENGAHENPEEIAKNIKEHILNDLEELISIDYDELLNNRYNKFRKIGK